Proteins found in one Micromonospora sp. WMMD1082 genomic segment:
- a CDS encoding metalloregulator ArsR/SmtB family transcription factor has protein sequence MSARRGQPPEPEPVDEDGVFKALASPTRRRILDLLKDHARTTGDLCERFPQLDRCTVMQHLRVLEAAGLVIAQRKGRERWNHLDPQPIKHIHDRWIGEYASAAVGMLATLRTELDRRTPDQQAGHAAG, from the coding sequence ATGTCAGCTCGCCGCGGTCAGCCACCCGAGCCGGAACCGGTTGACGAGGACGGCGTCTTCAAGGCGCTGGCGTCGCCGACCCGGCGGCGAATCCTCGACCTACTGAAGGACCACGCCCGGACCACCGGAGACCTGTGCGAGCGCTTCCCCCAGCTGGACCGGTGCACGGTGATGCAGCACCTTCGGGTCCTGGAGGCAGCCGGGCTGGTCATCGCCCAGCGCAAGGGCCGCGAGCGGTGGAACCACCTCGACCCGCAGCCGATCAAGCACATCCACGACCGGTGGATCGGCGAGTACGCCAGCGCCGCGGTGGGGATGCTCGCCACCCTCAGGACCGAGCTTGACCGCCGTACGCCCGATCAGCAGGCCGGTCACGCCGCCGGCTGA
- a CDS encoding plasmid stabilization protein, which translates to MPAGSSPKREWQYEHIKASAKKRGVSTSRAEEIAARTVNKERARSGESRTASRSSLDDVSSGHRGGKRPHSGAGGRTKEQLYNEAKKRGVKGRSSMSKAELEKALSR; encoded by the coding sequence ATGCCCGCAGGATCCAGCCCGAAGCGGGAATGGCAGTACGAGCACATCAAGGCGAGCGCGAAGAAGCGCGGCGTCTCCACCAGCCGGGCCGAGGAGATCGCGGCCCGGACGGTCAACAAGGAGCGGGCCCGCTCCGGCGAGTCGCGTACCGCCAGCCGGTCCTCGCTCGACGATGTCTCGTCCGGTCACCGCGGCGGCAAGCGCCCGCACAGCGGGGCCGGTGGACGCACCAAGGAACAGCTCTACAACGAGGCGAAGAAGCGCGGCGTGAAGGGTCGCTCGTCGATGTCGAAGGCGGAACTGGAGAAGGCACTCTCCCGCTGA
- a CDS encoding M14 family zinc carboxypeptidase yields MSVRLATAGLALTLLGTAAWTGPAHASALPAVPPSSPHLSQIAGYPRQNVLPVWPENPADASIPIGVIPYHEIAPKLNALQAASNRVSARVAGRSSGGHDLYAVVVTAPETRAEARQQEEWKRLIEDDPVRARTDRRLLAGYKTPLFVNANIHGNEWEGTDAALRVIEEFATSTDPEVARLLTRNRLIFNVTSNPDGRIAGTRANGNGYDLNRDLTIVSQPETNLIRELIIDTKPIITLDLHGYVNPTLLHPSTPPHNVNNEYDLFIKHALPNALAIEEDLRALGYPETQRARIPFRDDAPGVWDDFPPIYVPSFALLQSSIPYTIEAPLNPRGANLTPEERVRRSAINTDVHEVAIRSSLRYIQDHRAEVLHDQAEVYRRGWAGEPLRDIPDDYVPGWGPEDNYHTVFPRAYVIPTGAGQRSEPAAARLVDLLIGSGGRVWQARHAFRAGGRSYPAGSYVVDLHQPKRGLVNSLLEPGIDLTDRVDDLYAGPAAWSQGLTWGATVDTLWDRKLPKVALTRVHDGVARGTLPPGNPDVRLNLQDAADLLVVNSLIGKGLRVHRLADGSVVVPAAPGSRAALQAAVRTYGVTFERAPARWTGTPLGETVVGYLGGVEQRDTLAALGFPTRAVTAATLADTLTDEVDVLLVGSNLNLANLTAENRAALDAYLARGGGVVGLGTAGAAFGNATSLLSVTATAGPSLASGVADVVNRGGPVTADASRYAFISQPVWFTNLGAGVTVDQAYAADPLLAGWWVSTGTTGRSAAAGQASVVRSVGPAGNGVVLFGTNPTFRLHPKGLQPQLGRALLWAAQPTR; encoded by the coding sequence ATGTCCGTACGCCTGGCCACCGCCGGGCTCGCCCTCACCCTGCTCGGTACGGCGGCCTGGACCGGGCCGGCACACGCCTCGGCGCTGCCGGCCGTGCCACCGTCGTCGCCCCACCTCTCCCAGATCGCCGGATACCCCCGGCAGAACGTGTTGCCGGTCTGGCCGGAGAACCCCGCCGACGCCTCCATCCCGATCGGCGTCATCCCCTACCACGAGATCGCCCCGAAGCTGAACGCGCTACAGGCCGCGAGCAACCGGGTCTCCGCCCGGGTGGCCGGCCGGTCCAGCGGCGGCCACGACCTGTACGCGGTCGTCGTCACCGCCCCGGAGACCCGCGCGGAGGCCCGCCAGCAGGAGGAGTGGAAGCGCCTCATCGAGGACGATCCGGTCCGAGCCCGCACCGACCGCCGGCTGCTGGCCGGGTACAAGACCCCGCTGTTCGTCAACGCCAACATCCACGGCAACGAGTGGGAAGGCACCGACGCGGCGCTGCGGGTCATTGAGGAGTTCGCCACCAGCACCGACCCCGAGGTGGCGCGGCTGCTCACGCGGAATCGGCTGATCTTCAACGTGACGTCCAACCCGGACGGGCGCATCGCCGGCACCCGCGCCAACGGCAACGGGTACGACCTCAACCGGGACCTGACCATCGTCTCGCAGCCCGAGACGAACCTGATCCGTGAGCTGATCATCGACACCAAGCCGATCATCACGCTCGACCTGCACGGGTACGTCAACCCGACGCTGCTGCACCCGAGCACTCCGCCGCACAACGTGAACAACGAGTACGACCTGTTCATCAAGCACGCCCTGCCGAACGCGCTGGCCATCGAGGAGGACCTGCGGGCGCTCGGCTACCCCGAGACGCAGCGGGCCCGGATCCCGTTCCGCGACGACGCACCCGGGGTCTGGGACGACTTCCCGCCGATCTACGTGCCGTCCTTCGCGCTGTTGCAGAGCAGCATCCCGTACACCATCGAGGCGCCGCTCAACCCGCGCGGCGCGAACCTGACCCCCGAGGAGCGGGTGCGTCGCTCCGCCATCAACACCGACGTGCACGAGGTGGCGATCAGGTCGTCGCTGCGGTACATCCAGGACCACCGCGCCGAGGTGCTGCACGACCAGGCCGAGGTGTACCGGCGCGGCTGGGCCGGTGAGCCGCTGCGGGACATCCCCGACGACTACGTGCCGGGCTGGGGTCCGGAGGACAACTACCACACCGTCTTCCCTCGCGCGTACGTCATCCCGACCGGTGCCGGGCAGCGTTCCGAGCCGGCCGCCGCGCGGCTGGTGGATCTGCTGATCGGCAGCGGCGGTCGGGTGTGGCAGGCCAGGCACGCCTTCCGGGCCGGGGGTCGCAGCTACCCCGCCGGGTCGTACGTGGTGGACCTGCACCAGCCCAAGCGGGGACTGGTCAACTCGCTGCTCGAACCGGGCATCGACCTCACCGACCGGGTGGACGACCTCTACGCCGGGCCGGCCGCCTGGAGCCAGGGGCTGACCTGGGGCGCCACCGTCGACACCCTGTGGGACAGGAAGCTGCCCAAGGTGGCGCTCACCCGGGTGCACGACGGCGTGGCCCGGGGCACCCTGCCGCCGGGCAACCCGGACGTACGGCTGAACCTCCAGGACGCCGCCGACCTGCTGGTGGTCAACTCGCTGATCGGCAAGGGTCTGCGGGTCCACCGGCTCGCCGACGGGTCGGTGGTGGTACCGGCCGCCCCCGGCAGCCGCGCGGCGCTCCAGGCGGCGGTCCGGACCTATGGCGTCACCTTCGAACGCGCGCCGGCCCGCTGGACGGGAACCCCGCTGGGCGAGACCGTAGTCGGCTACCTGGGCGGCGTCGAGCAGCGCGACACGCTGGCCGCCCTCGGTTTCCCGACCCGGGCCGTCACCGCCGCCACGCTGGCCGACACGCTGACCGACGAGGTCGACGTGCTGCTGGTCGGCAGCAACCTGAACCTGGCGAACCTGACGGCGGAGAACCGGGCGGCGCTCGACGCGTACCTCGCCCGAGGCGGCGGGGTGGTCGGCCTCGGCACCGCCGGGGCGGCCTTCGGCAACGCCACCTCGCTGCTGAGCGTCACCGCCACGGCCGGGCCGTCACTGGCCAGCGGGGTGGCCGACGTCGTCAACCGGGGCGGCCCGGTCACCGCCGACGCGAGCCGGTACGCGTTCATCAGCCAGCCGGTCTGGTTCACCAATCTCGGTGCCGGGGTCACCGTGGACCAGGCGTACGCAGCGGATCCGCTGCTCGCCGGCTGGTGGGTGAGCACCGGGACGACCGGGCGGTCCGCCGCCGCCGGCCAGGCCAGTGTCGTGCGCAGCGTGGGCCCCGCCGGCAACGGGGTGGTGCTCTTCGGGACCAACCCGACGTTCCGGCTGCACCCGAAGGGGCTCCAACCGCAGTTGGGTCGGGCACTGCTGTGGGCCGCCCAGCCGACGCGGTGA
- a CDS encoding LLM class flavin-dependent oxidoreductase encodes MSASPPPLRKLGFLTIGLFDEADPGAGHESTMQLIELGEQLGFDSAWVRHRHLQYGISSPVAVLAAASQRTRHIDLGTAVIPLGWENPLRLAEDLATVDILSAGRLNPGVSVGPPLHYDRVREALYPDSADAEDFGYTRVRRLLDLVRGEPASEFDGVEGFEVFSRRVQPHSPGLGTRMWYGAGSLGSARWAGEQGMNLLTSSVVKAEEGTDFAEIQLSHIRTFRAHHRDGDRARVSQGLVVIPTDTATPAQRERYEAYARQHAPRTASPQGPARMMFAPDLVGPAEVIAERLSAHAAFREVTEVAFALPFTFAPADYVQILTDMATRLGPALGWRPTG; translated from the coding sequence GTGTCCGCATCCCCGCCGCCGCTGCGCAAGCTCGGCTTCCTCACCATCGGGCTGTTCGACGAGGCCGACCCCGGCGCCGGTCACGAGTCGACCATGCAGCTCATCGAGCTGGGCGAGCAGCTCGGCTTCGACAGCGCCTGGGTACGCCACCGGCACCTCCAGTACGGCATCTCCTCGCCGGTCGCCGTCCTGGCGGCGGCGTCGCAGCGGACCCGCCACATCGACCTCGGCACCGCGGTCATCCCGCTGGGCTGGGAGAACCCGCTGCGGCTGGCCGAGGACCTGGCGACCGTCGACATCCTCTCCGCCGGGCGGCTCAACCCCGGGGTGAGCGTCGGGCCACCGCTGCACTACGACCGGGTCCGGGAGGCGTTGTACCCGGACAGCGCCGACGCGGAGGACTTCGGCTACACCCGGGTGCGCCGGCTGCTCGACCTCGTCCGGGGCGAGCCGGCCAGCGAGTTCGACGGGGTGGAGGGCTTCGAGGTGTTCTCCCGCCGGGTCCAGCCGCACTCCCCCGGGCTGGGCACCCGGATGTGGTACGGCGCCGGCAGCCTCGGCTCGGCCCGCTGGGCCGGTGAGCAGGGCATGAACCTGCTCACCAGCAGCGTGGTGAAGGCCGAGGAGGGCACCGACTTCGCCGAGATCCAGCTGTCGCACATCCGCACCTTCCGCGCCCACCACCGGGACGGTGACCGGGCCCGGGTCTCCCAGGGGCTCGTGGTCATCCCCACCGACACGGCCACGCCCGCGCAACGCGAGCGATACGAGGCGTACGCCCGCCAGCACGCCCCGCGTACCGCGTCGCCGCAGGGCCCGGCCCGGATGATGTTCGCCCCCGACCTCGTCGGCCCGGCCGAGGTGATCGCCGAGCGGCTCTCGGCGCACGCGGCGTTCCGCGAGGTGACCGAGGTCGCCTTCGCGCTGCCGTTCACCTTCGCGCCGGCCGACTACGTGCAGATCCTCACCGACATGGCGACCCGGCTCGGCCCGGCACTCGGCTGGCGCCCAACCGGCTGA
- a CDS encoding cellulase family glycosylhydrolase, whose protein sequence is MKHPPRRLRRLLVTAGSVGALTIGALAAMPTTNAMAAPGCSVTYTTNSWSGGFTASVTVTNVGDPVSNWTLGFSFPDAGQRLDQGWSATWSQSGSAVTARSLSWNGSLATGASTNIGFNGTFTGANPSPTSFTLNGTACTGATTPPTTPPPTTPPPTTPPPTTPPPTTPPPTTPPPTTPPPGGSTPVAINGQLRVCGVNLCNQYGRPIQLRGMSTHGIQWFDHCYNNASLDALATDWRSDVFRIAMYVQEQGYETNPTRFTNRVNELVEMATARGMYAMIDFHTLTPGDPLYNLERAKTFFAAVSARHAGKNNVIYEIANEPNGVSWANIKSYADQVIPVIRANDPDAVVIVGTRAWSSLGVSEGSDHTEIVNNPVNASNVMYAFHFYAASHKDNYRAEVERAAARLPLFVTEFGTVDYTGDGAADLVSSAQWLDLLDRLRIGYANWTFSDKAEGSAALRPNTCNGSTYTGTSVLTPSGVFMRDRIRTPDNFPTS, encoded by the coding sequence ATGAAGCATCCTCCGCGCCGCCTGCGGCGCCTGCTGGTCACCGCCGGCTCCGTCGGCGCGTTGACCATCGGCGCACTGGCGGCCATGCCCACCACCAACGCGATGGCCGCGCCCGGCTGCTCCGTGACCTACACGACGAACAGTTGGTCCGGGGGTTTCACCGCGAGCGTCACCGTCACCAACGTCGGCGACCCGGTCAGCAACTGGACCCTCGGCTTCAGCTTCCCCGACGCCGGTCAGCGCCTCGACCAGGGCTGGTCCGCCACGTGGAGCCAGAGCGGCAGCGCCGTCACCGCGCGGAGCCTGAGCTGGAACGGCTCGCTGGCCACCGGTGCCAGCACCAACATCGGTTTCAACGGCACCTTCACCGGCGCCAACCCGTCGCCCACCTCGTTCACCCTCAACGGCACGGCCTGCACGGGCGCGACCACGCCGCCCACCACTCCCCCGCCGACCACACCGCCGCCCACCACTCCCCCGCCCACCACTCCCCCGCCCACCACGCCGCCGCCGACGACCCCGCCGCCCACCACCCCGCCGCCCGGAGGTTCGACCCCGGTGGCCATCAACGGTCAGCTGCGGGTCTGCGGAGTCAACCTCTGCAACCAGTACGGCCGGCCGATCCAGCTGCGCGGCATGAGCACCCACGGCATCCAGTGGTTCGACCACTGCTACAACAACGCCTCGCTCGACGCGCTGGCCACCGACTGGCGCTCGGACGTGTTCCGGATCGCCATGTACGTACAGGAGCAGGGCTACGAGACCAACCCGACCCGCTTCACCAACCGGGTCAACGAGCTGGTCGAGATGGCCACCGCCCGGGGCATGTACGCGATGATCGACTTCCACACGCTCACGCCGGGTGACCCGCTGTACAACCTGGAGCGGGCCAAGACCTTCTTCGCCGCCGTCTCCGCGCGGCACGCGGGGAAGAACAACGTGATCTACGAGATCGCCAACGAGCCCAACGGGGTCAGCTGGGCGAACATCAAGAGCTACGCCGACCAGGTCATCCCGGTGATCCGGGCCAACGACCCGGACGCGGTCGTCATCGTGGGCACGCGGGCCTGGTCCTCGCTGGGCGTCTCGGAGGGCTCGGACCACACCGAGATCGTGAACAACCCGGTGAACGCCAGCAACGTCATGTACGCGTTCCACTTCTACGCCGCGTCGCACAAGGACAACTACCGCGCCGAGGTGGAGCGGGCCGCCGCCCGGCTGCCGCTGTTCGTCACCGAGTTCGGCACGGTGGACTACACCGGTGACGGTGCCGCCGACCTGGTCAGCAGCGCCCAGTGGCTGGACCTGCTGGACCGACTCCGAATCGGGTACGCCAACTGGACGTTCTCCGACAAGGCCGAGGGCAGCGCGGCGTTGCGGCCGAACACCTGCAACGGCAGCACCTACACCGGCACCTCGGTGCTCACCCCCTCCGGTGTCTTCATGCGCGACCGCATCCGCACCCCGGACAACTTCCCGACCAGCTGA
- a CDS encoding SRPBCC family protein, translated as MDLRFKIAGRISRPVSEVFEAVVDPDQLSRYFTTGGAKGRLVTGATVSWDFADFPGAFPVEVVEVEQDRRIVLRWEAADGAQSTTDAPVAGASYFTIVTMEFEPLGDDRTLVTIAEEGWRSTPEGQRASYGNCEGWTNMLCCLKAWLEHRINLRAGFFA; from the coding sequence ATGGACCTGCGGTTCAAGATCGCCGGACGGATCAGTCGCCCGGTGAGCGAGGTGTTCGAGGCGGTGGTCGATCCCGACCAGCTCTCCCGGTACTTCACCACCGGCGGCGCGAAGGGCCGGCTCGTCACGGGTGCCACGGTCAGCTGGGACTTCGCCGACTTCCCCGGGGCGTTCCCGGTCGAGGTGGTCGAGGTCGAACAGGATCGGCGGATCGTGCTGCGGTGGGAGGCGGCCGACGGCGCGCAGTCCACCACCGACGCGCCGGTCGCGGGCGCGTCCTACTTCACCATTGTCACCATGGAGTTCGAGCCGTTGGGTGACGATCGCACCCTGGTCACCATCGCCGAGGAGGGCTGGCGCTCCACTCCCGAGGGGCAACGGGCCTCGTACGGCAACTGCGAGGGCTGGACCAACATGCTCTGCTGCCTGAAGGCGTGGCTGGAACACCGCATCAACCTCCGCGCCGGCTTCTTCGCCTGA
- a CDS encoding putative leader peptide: protein MPDSTGEVAVGVGLAGVDSVGVGAGVVVAVATGVLVPVGEPATSSGEVASPQAPVETASTTTPAPASHLRIDILRPLIPARAPPMIGGPVHRAVLVDHVPGPQRGYATPEQNTDRSRTLTLRHGSGKDLSVRSAYLTKRGHIDLLRVASAACRPCR, encoded by the coding sequence GTGCCCGACAGCACCGGTGAGGTCGCGGTCGGCGTCGGGCTGGCCGGCGTCGACTCCGTCGGCGTGGGCGCCGGGGTCGTCGTCGCGGTGGCGACGGGCGTACTGGTGCCGGTCGGAGAGCCGGCGACGTCGTCGGGAGAGGTCGCCTCACCGCAAGCTCCGGTCGAGACGGCCAGTACCACCACGCCCGCACCAGCGAGCCACCTGCGCATCGACATTCTCCGCCCCCTCATCCCGGCGCGGGCGCCGCCGATGATCGGCGGACCGGTGCACCGCGCCGTCCTCGTGGATCACGTACCCGGACCGCAACGCGGGTATGCGACGCCGGAGCAGAACACCGACCGCAGCAGAACATTGACACTCCGGCATGGTTCGGGGAAGGATCTTTCTGTGCGAAGCGCCTATCTGACCAAGCGAGGTCACATCGACCTGCTGCGCGTCGCCAGCGCCGCCTGTCGACCCTGCCGCTGA
- a CDS encoding DUF397 domain-containing protein, with translation MDLTGARWRKSSKSGGNGGDCVEVAGNLPGVVGVRDSKDPAGPALVFAPAAWRAFVARVVEDA, from the coding sequence ATGGACCTGACCGGCGCGCGGTGGCGCAAGAGCAGCAAGAGCGGTGGCAACGGCGGCGACTGCGTCGAGGTGGCCGGCAACCTGCCCGGCGTCGTCGGCGTACGCGACTCGAAGGACCCGGCCGGGCCGGCGTTGGTCTTCGCCCCGGCGGCCTGGCGGGCGTTCGTCGCCCGGGTTGTCGAGGACGCCTGA
- a CDS encoding DUF5753 domain-containing protein, which yields MNHAFVAALAEAGHTAESLSGRLGVHPKTVARWAKPGHIPQGRHRATAAELLGKDVDALWPDAVRRREPVWFRPWVDIEREAATLRAFQLAWVPGLLQTEAYARATLAGGVLTADAVEDLVAARLARQAILHRERGPLLVAVLDEGVLRRRVGDDRALMAGQLAHLLACAELPSLQLHVVPADAPSYPGLDGPFTIADMPDNSRVAHVDSPAQAQILDQASDLVTLERRWERIRGEALPRRRSLDLLREAAASWT from the coding sequence ATGAACCATGCGTTTGTTGCGGCGCTCGCGGAGGCCGGCCACACCGCCGAGAGCCTCTCGGGCCGACTCGGCGTCCATCCGAAGACGGTTGCCCGCTGGGCAAAGCCGGGGCACATCCCGCAGGGCAGGCATCGTGCCACGGCTGCCGAGCTGCTCGGAAAGGATGTCGACGCCCTCTGGCCCGACGCCGTCCGGCGCCGCGAGCCGGTCTGGTTCCGGCCCTGGGTCGACATCGAACGCGAGGCGGCCACCCTGCGCGCCTTCCAGCTCGCCTGGGTGCCCGGCCTGCTCCAGACCGAGGCGTACGCGCGGGCCACGCTGGCGGGCGGGGTGCTGACGGCCGATGCGGTGGAGGATCTCGTCGCCGCGCGGCTCGCCCGGCAGGCGATCCTGCACCGCGAGCGGGGTCCGCTGCTGGTGGCGGTGCTGGACGAGGGCGTCCTGCGCCGGCGGGTGGGCGACGACCGGGCGCTCATGGCGGGCCAGCTCGCGCACCTGCTCGCCTGTGCCGAGCTGCCGAGCCTGCAACTGCACGTGGTGCCGGCCGACGCGCCCAGCTATCCCGGGCTGGACGGACCCTTCACCATCGCCGACATGCCCGACAACAGCCGGGTGGCGCATGTGGACAGTCCGGCGCAGGCGCAGATCCTGGACCAGGCATCCGACCTTGTTACGCTGGAACGACGGTGGGAACGGATCCGCGGGGAGGCGCTTCCCCGGAGGCGTTCCCTGGATCTCCTCAGGGAAGCGGCGGCATCATGGACCTGA
- a CDS encoding HAD family hydrolase has product MKLFVWDLHGVLEEGNDRAVIDISNEVLAAFGYEQRFAYADGRRLYGHKWYEYFSFLLPEDTHDRHMELQEACFMVSEERPELQYRWMRPTPHAIDVLAEIGARHQQIVISNTRPGTLDMFLKLLELTDYFVPGRAFAVDQHVRDVKTTKKDILAEYLAGKPAFEEIVIIGDSASDMLLADVAGGTTYLFAHPEFAFRNCTADFRIHDLREVLGRV; this is encoded by the coding sequence GTGAAACTTTTTGTCTGGGATTTGCACGGCGTACTGGAGGAAGGCAACGACCGAGCCGTGATCGACATTTCCAACGAGGTGCTGGCGGCCTTCGGATACGAGCAACGATTCGCATACGCAGACGGCCGACGCCTGTACGGACACAAGTGGTACGAATACTTCTCTTTCCTACTCCCCGAGGACACCCACGATCGCCACATGGAGCTTCAGGAGGCCTGCTTCATGGTCTCCGAAGAGCGGCCCGAGCTGCAGTACCGCTGGATGAGACCGACGCCGCACGCCATCGACGTGCTGGCCGAGATAGGCGCCCGCCACCAGCAGATCGTCATCTCGAACACTCGCCCCGGCACCCTCGACATGTTCCTCAAGCTGCTGGAGCTGACGGATTACTTCGTGCCCGGACGCGCGTTCGCGGTGGACCAGCACGTCCGGGACGTGAAAACCACCAAGAAGGACATACTGGCCGAGTATCTGGCCGGCAAGCCCGCATTCGAGGAGATAGTCATCATCGGCGACTCGGCCAGCGACATGCTCCTTGCGGACGTTGCCGGCGGGACCACCTACCTCTTCGCACATCCCGAGTTTGCGTTCCGCAACTGCACTGCGGACTTCCGGATCCATGACCTACGGGAAGTCCTGGGCCGCGTATAG
- a CDS encoding flavin reductase: MNARRREHVASRPTWRCRACGIAWPCGAAKLGLLAEYGGRRAALLIHLATLWAEATAQLAGSEAAANPTALYERFTAWARAHAL, encoded by the coding sequence GTGAACGCACGCCGCCGGGAGCACGTGGCGTCCCGTCCCACCTGGCGCTGCCGAGCCTGTGGGATCGCGTGGCCCTGCGGTGCGGCGAAGCTGGGCCTACTGGCCGAGTACGGCGGCCGGCGCGCGGCCCTGCTGATCCACCTGGCGACGCTGTGGGCGGAGGCGACCGCCCAACTCGCCGGATCGGAGGCAGCCGCCAACCCGACCGCCCTCTACGAGCGGTTCACCGCCTGGGCACGAGCCCACGCCCTATAG
- a CDS encoding radical SAM protein: protein MVPPPSPSDTNPPLGPAILATAAARAGFHIDVLDLNIVLLKRFGNHVPLLGRTLGDHGKDRRGVAAAAQWLFAHTGLRDKPPLHLPDTADPVAGMHYPLSTVTAAVAAALSDREPWRAWLEHHLLASCDRPPTMVGVSLMGPSQVFVGLLVLRVAKQIWPETTTALGGSHVTLLREEMRSGGRLGKGADVVLPGHCEDEFVAVLARLSPRRVRRPLLPERPADTPFEYLPSFSERQLRHYDRRWLTLPLQFTRGCSYGRCTFCTYPLVEPLITALAPTAARATVDALVEAHGVRRFSLKDSLFTAPMLRAFAQELLREPAAGIRWSATTKANRALISMAPLVAASGLATVEIGVETIRPEGQRIFDKRADPVMLQELILALAEHGITVVTNLIFGYPGEQERDAQAQLAWFLRLRAAAPAGRVDCSLNMLEMVRGAPMVARPPPGVELRGVAPWAFSYAWNAPGWRRDFADVLRSVEQARQAAPPGPTEMSA from the coding sequence GTGGTACCACCACCGTCACCATCGGATACAAATCCGCCGCTGGGGCCGGCGATTCTCGCGACCGCCGCCGCCCGCGCGGGCTTTCACATCGACGTACTGGATCTCAACATTGTCCTGCTGAAGCGCTTCGGCAACCACGTTCCTCTACTCGGGCGGACGCTCGGTGACCACGGCAAGGACCGACGGGGCGTGGCGGCCGCCGCACAGTGGCTCTTCGCACACACCGGCCTGCGTGACAAGCCGCCGCTGCATCTGCCCGATACGGCCGACCCGGTCGCCGGGATGCACTACCCGCTCTCCACTGTGACGGCCGCCGTCGCTGCCGCGCTGTCCGACCGGGAACCCTGGCGCGCATGGCTCGAACATCATCTGCTCGCCTCGTGCGATCGTCCCCCGACGATGGTCGGCGTCTCCCTGATGGGCCCCTCCCAGGTCTTCGTCGGCCTCCTGGTGCTGCGAGTCGCCAAGCAGATCTGGCCGGAGACGACGACGGCGCTGGGCGGCAGCCACGTCACCCTGTTGCGGGAGGAGATGCGGTCAGGCGGGCGACTGGGGAAGGGGGCGGACGTCGTGCTCCCCGGCCACTGCGAGGACGAGTTCGTAGCCGTGCTGGCGCGGCTCAGCCCGCGGCGGGTACGGCGGCCACTGCTGCCGGAACGTCCCGCCGACACTCCGTTCGAGTACCTGCCGAGCTTCTCCGAGCGGCAGCTCCGCCACTACGACCGACGGTGGTTGACCCTGCCGCTCCAATTCACCCGCGGTTGTTCCTACGGCCGGTGCACGTTCTGCACCTATCCCCTGGTCGAGCCGCTGATCACCGCCCTCGCCCCGACGGCCGCGAGGGCGACCGTCGACGCGCTGGTAGAGGCGCACGGGGTTCGACGCTTCTCGCTGAAGGATTCGCTGTTCACCGCACCGATGTTGCGGGCGTTCGCCCAGGAACTGCTGCGCGAACCTGCCGCGGGGATCCGATGGAGCGCCACGACGAAGGCCAACCGGGCGCTGATTTCCATGGCTCCCCTCGTTGCAGCCTCAGGGCTCGCGACGGTGGAGATCGGTGTCGAGACGATCAGGCCGGAGGGTCAGCGGATCTTCGACAAGCGGGCCGATCCCGTGATGCTGCAGGAGTTGATCCTCGCTCTGGCCGAGCACGGCATCACGGTGGTCACCAATCTGATCTTCGGTTACCCGGGTGAACAGGAACGGGACGCGCAGGCACAACTGGCGTGGTTTCTTCGGCTACGAGCGGCGGCTCCGGCCGGCCGGGTCGACTGCTCGTTGAATATGCTGGAGATGGTGCGTGGCGCACCGATGGTGGCCCGTCCACCACCCGGAGTCGAGCTGCGCGGCGTCGCTCCCTGGGCCTTCAGCTACGCCTGGAACGCCCCTGGGTGGCGGCGCGACTTCGCCGACGTCCTGCGATCGGTGGAGCAGGCGCGTCAGGCCGCGCCCCCGGGGCCGACCGAGATGTCCGCCTGA